From Astatotilapia calliptera chromosome 19, fAstCal1.2, whole genome shotgun sequence, a single genomic window includes:
- the LOC113011833 gene encoding cytosolic 5'-nucleotidase 1A-like, translating to MSLNNGQSLNVGGQDFTKNGGNSSRAPWEDARTVLRPSTPTRKPKSPKPENAITIAVSSRVLFNMEKEQQIYEQQGMEEYIKYQVEHETEPFSPGPAFSFVKALEAVNAKLRELYPESEELFDVVLMTNNHANVGLRLINTINHHQLFIERFCMTGGNSPIGYLKAYHTNLYLSADPVKVREALAEGIAAAIMFTPEKMKEVSDTQLRVAFDGDAVLFSDESERICKAHGLDKFFEHEKAHENKPLDHGPLKGFLEVLGKLQKKFYGKGQRMDCPIRTYLVTARSAASSGTRALKTLRSWGLEIDEALFLAGAPKGPMLEKIRPHIFFDDQMFHVEGAAEMGTVACHVPYGIAQRVVKKGTKDKETPNASK from the exons ATGAGTCTAAACAACGGCCAAAGTCTGAATGTCGGCGGACAAGATTTCACCAAGAATGGAGGCAACAGCAGCCGAGCCCCTTGGGAAGATGCGAGGACAGTTTTGAGGCCCTCGACCCCCACCAGGAAACCTAAATCA CCAAAGCCTGAAAATGCCATCACCATCGCCGTGTCATCTCGAGTCCTCTTCAACATGGAGAAGGAGCAGCAGATCTATGAACAGCAAGGCATGGAAGAGTACATCAAGTACCAAGTGGAGCACGAAACGGAGCCGTTCAGCCCCGGACCTGCTTTCTCCTTTGTCAAG GCTCTGGAGGCTGTGAACGCTAAACTGAGGGAGCTTTACCCAGAGAGCGAGGAGCTCTTTGATGTTGTGCTCATGACCAACAACCACGCAAATGTGGGCCTAAGACTCATCAATACCATTAATCACCACC AGCTGTTTATTGAGCGCTTCTGTATGACTGGAGGAAACAGTCCCATAGGATACTTGAAGGCCTATCACACTAATCTTTACCTGTCTGCTGACCCTGTCAAGGTTCGTGAAGCTCTGGCAGAAG GTATAGCAGCAGCCATCATGTTTACTCCGGAGAAGATGAAGGAAGTGTCGGACACTCAGCTCCGTGTTGCCTTTGATGGAGATGCCGTCCTCTTCTCAGATGAGTCTGAGCGGATTTGCAAGGCCCATGGACTGGACAAGTTCTTTGAGCACGAGAAGGCGCATGAAAACAAGCCTCTAGACCAT GGGCCACTGAAGGGCTTCCTGGAGGTTTTAGGAAAGCTCCAGAAAAAGTTTTACGGCAAAGGTCAGCGGATGGACTGCCCCATCCGGACCTACCTCGTGACAGCTCGGAGTGCAGCCAGTTCTGGTACCAGAGCCCTAAAAACACTGCGCTCCTGGGGTCTGGAGATCGATGAAGCTCTCTTTCTTGCCGGCGCGCCCAAAGGCCCAATGCTGGAGAAGATCAGGCCACATATCTTCTTCGATGACCAAATGTTTCACGTGGAGGGGGCAGCAGAAATGGGAACAGTGGCATGCCACGTGCCATATGGGATCGCTCAGAGAGTAGTAAAAAAGGGAACAAAGGACAAAGAGACTCCTAATGCATCCAAATAG